The Xenopus laevis strain J_2021 chromosome 7S, Xenopus_laevis_v10.1, whole genome shotgun sequence genome includes a window with the following:
- the opn4.S gene encoding melanopsin-A, whose translation MNYQSVRKGITCPPQDANCTRILESLNSWNNSEINSYKLVELPSIATTETPQYEIHHVYPTVDVPDHVHYVVGAVILAVGITGMLGNFLVIYAFCRSRSLRSPANMFIINLAITDFLMSVTQAPVFFATSLHKRWIFGEKGCELYAFCGALFGITSMITLMVIAVDRYFVITRPLTSIGVMSKKRAVLILLGVWLYSLAWSLPPFFGWSAYVPEGLLTSCTWDYMTFTPSVRAYTMLLFCFVFFIPLFIIIYCYIFIFKAIKNTNRAVQKIGTDDNKESHKQYQKMKNEWKMAKIALIVILLYVVSWSPYSTVALVAFAGYASVLTPYMNSVPAVIAKASAIHNPIIYAITHPKYRMAIAKYIPCLGSLLRIKRRDSRSYSSYASSRRSTVTSQCSQSSDVGGHPKLKKRLQSVSDSESGWTDIEADSSVNSRQASRQVSYEMGKDTTENNDLKSKAKLKSHDSGIFEKTSMDADDISLVELGTVDRSSPIMTSKHLNGLGQRKGDSITRRSPSSRIPSIVVTHSNHQGSPASVRHDSALPGTKVSNNQDREKEVKMQIEKMKQYVPIVTITSETENILNTS comes from the exons atgaattatcAGTCTGTACGAAAAGGCATCACCTGTCCTCCGCAAGATGCTAATtgcaccaggatactggaatctTTAAATTCTTGGAATAACTCAGAAATTAATTCGTATAAACTAGTGGAGCTGCCATCAATTGCTACTACG GAAACACCTCAGTATGAAATCCACCATGTCTATCCAACAGTTGATGTTCCAGACCATGTTCATTATGTAGTTGGTGCTGTCATCCTTGCAGTGGGAATAACAGGCATGCTGGGAAATTTTCTAGTCATTTATGCTTTCTGCAG AAGTAGGAGTCTTCGATCTCCTGCAAATATGTTCATCATCAACCTTGCTATCACTGATTTCTTAATGTCGGTAACTCAGGCACCGGTATTTTTTGCAACTAGTTTGCATAAAAGATGGATCTTTGGAGAGAAAG gttgCGAGCTATATGCTTTTTGCGGAGCCCTTTTTGGAATTACTTCCATGATCACACTGATGGTGATTGCTGTGGATAGGTATTTTGTGATCACACGACCACTCACCTCCATTGGTGTTATGTCCAAGAAAAGGGCAGTGCTAATCCTTTTAGGTGTTTGGCTGTATTCTCTGGCATGGAGTCTTCCTCCCTTCTTTGGTTGGA GTGCATATGTGCCAGAGGGTCTCCTGACATCCTGCACCTGGGATTATATGACCTTTACTCCATCTGTTCGAGCATATACCATGCTTCTCTTCTGTTTCGTTTTCTTCATTCCACTTTTTATCATTATATATtgctacatatttatctttaaaGCCATCAAGAATACAAACAG ggcAGTTCAGAAAATAGGTACAGATGACAACAAGGAATCTCACAAGCAGTATCAGAAAATGAAGAATGAAtggaaaatggcaaaaattgCTTTGATTGTTATCCTGCTTTATGTGGTTTCATGGTCACCATATTCTACAGTGGCCCTAGTGGCCTTTGCAGG ATATGCAAGTGTCTTAACACCATACATGAACTCTGTGCCTGCTGTAATTGCAAAAGCTTCTGCCATTCACAATCCTATAATATATGCAATTACACATCCCAAATATCG GATGGCAATAGCAAAATATATTCCTTGTCTGGGATCATTGCTAAGAATAAAACGCAGAGACTCCAGATCCTATAGCAGTTACGCTTCTTCTCGGCGTTCTACTGTTACCAGCCAGTGTAGCCAGTCGTCTGACGTGGGTGGGCATCCCAAGCTGAAAAAACGCTTGCAAAGCGTCTCAGACAGCGAATCG gGCTGGACTGATATTGAAGCTGATAGTAGTGTGAACTCCAGACAAGCCAGTAGGCAGGTTTCCTATGAAATGGGCAAAGACACCACTGAGAATAATGATTTAAAATCCAAAGCTAAGCTGAAAAGTCACGATTCTGGAATTTTTGAGAAG ACATCAATGGATGCAGATGATATTTCCTTGGTGGAACTTGGGACAGTTGATCGAAGTTCTCCAATTATG ACTAGTAAACATTTGAATGGTCTGGGGCAAAGAAAGGGTGACTCTATCACAAGACGATCCCCATCATCACGCATTCCAAGTATTGTTGTGACGCACAGCAATCACCAAGGGAGCCCAGCCTCAGTGAGGCATGATTCAGCCTTGCCTGGTACTAAAGTCAGTAACAATCAAGACCGAGAGAAGGAAGTCAAAATGCAAATAGAGAAGATGAAGCAGTATGTGCCCATTGTGACCATCACTTCTGAAACAGAAAACATCTTGAACACATCCTGA